From Mya arenaria isolate MELC-2E11 chromosome 12, ASM2691426v1, the proteins below share one genomic window:
- the LOC128210820 gene encoding uncharacterized protein LOC128210820, translating into MHVPSPKPNQHRETVRTIPYPVQVPVPVRVPQPVTVRVPEPYPVHVSQPYPVYIPQTYPSGGGVARRRDPCADYRMCVQGYGRRACYQYDTYGCDYGYAYGGADYGRYSGPYGLGMYYGDADFNSPDLDYSDIMRMRTMGYGRGAMGYGRGARGYGGGRMMGRGGMYGSRGMRWGTGIGGAGFGYGAALRGRGGFGVRGGFGSRGGFGMSGGNQGRGFGVRGWGGSAMGGAGGRGGGGDGEGGSAGEGGSGGSGGSGGSGGSGRDYWEHDNDD; encoded by the coding sequence ATGCACGTTCCATCACCAAAACCTAACCAGCATCGTGAAACAGTTCGTACTATTCCGTATCCCGTACAAGTCCCGGTCCCAGTGCGCGTACCGCAGCCAGTTACTGTACGAGTTCCGGAGCCGTATCCAGTGCACGTGTCACAGCCATATCCCGTTTACATTCCCCAGACGTATCCATCAGGCGGCGGCGTCGCCAGGAGACGTGATCCTTGCGCGGACTACCGGATGTGCGTCCAGGGTTACGGGCGCCGCGCCTGCTACCAGTACGATACGTACGGTTGTGACTACGGCTACGCGTACGGCGGAGCTGATTATGGCAGATACTCAGGCCCGTACGGTTTGGGGATGTATTACGGGGATGCGGACTTTAATTCCCCTGATCTCGACTACAGCGACATTATGAGGATGAGAACGATGGGTTATGGACGAGGGGCGATGGGTTATGGACGAGGGGCGAGGGGTTATGGAGGGGGCAGAATGATGGGAAGGGGTGGGATGTACGGCAGTCGCGGAATGAGATGGGGAACAGGAATTGGTGGGGCAGGATTCGGTTATGGCGCTGCGCTAAGAGGACGTGGTGGTTTCGGTGTGCGCGGCGGATTTGGCTCACGCGGCGGGTTCGGTATGTCGGGGGGAAATCAGGGACGCGGATTCGGAGTGCGGGGTTGGGGCGGGTCGGCTATGGGCGGCGCGGGAGGAAGAGGTGGCGGCGGTGACGGTGAAGGTGGCAGCGCTGGCGAGGGCGGCAGTGGCGGATCCGGGGGATCCGGAGGATCTGGGGGGTCTGGGAGAGACTACTGGGAACATGATAACGACGATTGA
- the LOC128210204 gene encoding uncharacterized protein LOC128210204: MKAFLNKPDRVTMATQRPWILLLLGCLLLDCLLSRAAALPVGDFGDGIQSEIKHPGNAEFGRRVEPVTKPLVEQIWGRWVPGVTRSPGSGRWEWGPGWTRPVRIGLMKLERFISLLL, encoded by the exons atgaaagcttttttaaacAAGCCCGACAG AGTCACCATGGCTACGCAACGACCTTGGATATTACTCCTGCTTGGATGCCTGTTGTTGGACTGCCTACTCTCGCGGGCCGCCGCTCTTCCGGTAGGAGATTTCGGGGACGGCATCCAGTCTGAGATCAAACATCCCGGGAACGCAGAGTTCGGACGACGCGTGGAGCCGGTTACCAAACCTCTCGTAGAGCAGATCTGGGGCCGCTGGGTGCCGGGGGTTACACGGTCTCCGGGGTCGGGTCGCTGGGAATGGGGGCCGGGATGGACCAGGCCAGTGAGGATCGGGTTGATGAAACTGGAACGATTCATCTCTTTACTGCTGTAG
- the LOC128211846 gene encoding uncharacterized protein LOC128211846, whose protein sequence is MTHTDTRVTMATQRPWILLLLGCLLLDCLLSRASALPVGDSGDGILSEIKHPGNAEFGRRVEPVTKPLVEQIWGRWVQGVTQSPGSGRWEWGPGWTRPVRIGLMKLERFISLLL, encoded by the exons ATGACTCATACCGACACCAG AGTTACCATGGCTACGCAACGACCTTGGATATTACTCCTGCTTGGATGCCTGTTGTTGGACTGCCTCCTCTCGCGGGCCTCCGCTCTTCCGGTAGGAGATTCGGGGGACGGCATCCTATCTGAGATCAAACATCCCGGGAACGCAGAGTTCGGACGACGCGTGGAGCCGGTCACCAAACCTCTCGTAGAGCAGATCTGGGGTCGCTGGGTGCAGGGGGTTACACAGTCTCCGGGGTCGGGTCGCTGGGAATGGGGGCCGGGATGGACCAGGCCAGTGAGGATCGGGTTGATGAAACTGGAACGATTCATCTCTTTACTGCTGTAG
- the LOC128210821 gene encoding RNA-binding protein cabeza-like: MCYCLLVCCLLYKTGNGQKLYNPPPGKGGIISGSMPKSVGTIVEPYPAPFDRVDMSGAGQAVYPDQAVDYGRKGHGGIDYGMSPNGHGGGGGGGAGGGGGGGVIDYGIPREIHGGGGGGGIDYGALAAVVGLAE; the protein is encoded by the exons ATGTGTTATTGCTTACTTGTTTGCTGTCTGCTGTACAAAACCGGAAATGGTCAGAAGCTGTACAACCCGCCACCGGGGAAGGGCGGCATTATTTCCGGTTCTATGCCAAAGTCGGTCGGCACAATAGTGGAGCCCTACCCGGCGCCCTTTGACCGCGTGGACATGAGCGGCGCCGGGCAAGCCGTCTACCCCGACCAGGCAGTTGATTACGGGCGAAAAGGCCACGGCGGCATTGACTACGGGATGTCACCAAATGGCCATGGTGGCGGCGGCGGTGGTGGTGCcggcggtggtggtggcggcggAGTGATAGACTACGGGATCCCACGGGAAATCCATGGTGGTGGAGGCGGCGGCGGAATAGACTACGGG GCATTGGCGGCGGTGGTGGGGTTGGCGGAATAG